The following are encoded in a window of Roseimaritima ulvae genomic DNA:
- a CDS encoding glycosyl transferase family 90: protein MNSEPTLPRLVVLPHDSIFEVAFNAGYWKYVRGTVTALADQIELQYSDQLGKQGWSGFEILVDGQSVVIDYSDFLLVNPLSAAFEHWLRFHHTPAFCPYPNLGSFPPWSFWDWQDYQTALQGPRYTASGESIIYRHSSLENQLPNAVERRTRALQILEQHCGDRLRTGFIEQAEYFQDCLHSLAVVHIPGSHPHILDRSVQQMFAHGVCVISPDLWSTCLEQRPQAGVHYVGILDDYSDLPEKVQWVAEHREQATAIGAAAQQFFADHCTPQAIWSYIHRRLQKK from the coding sequence ATGAACAGTGAACCAACGTTGCCGCGTTTGGTGGTCTTGCCTCACGACAGCATCTTCGAAGTGGCGTTCAACGCGGGCTATTGGAAGTATGTCCGCGGAACCGTCACAGCGCTGGCCGATCAAATTGAATTGCAGTATTCGGACCAATTGGGCAAGCAGGGCTGGAGCGGTTTTGAAATCCTGGTCGATGGCCAATCGGTGGTCATCGACTATTCGGATTTTTTGTTGGTCAATCCGCTGTCGGCCGCGTTTGAGCATTGGCTGCGTTTTCATCACACCCCGGCTTTTTGCCCGTACCCCAATTTGGGCTCGTTTCCGCCCTGGAGTTTTTGGGATTGGCAGGATTACCAAACCGCGTTGCAGGGACCGCGGTATACGGCCAGCGGCGAGTCCATCATCTATCGCCATTCGTCTTTGGAAAACCAGCTGCCCAATGCCGTCGAACGCCGGACTCGGGCGCTGCAAATTCTGGAACAACACTGTGGCGACCGGTTGCGGACCGGCTTCATCGAACAGGCGGAATACTTTCAGGATTGCCTGCACAGCCTGGCTGTGGTGCATATTCCCGGCTCACACCCCCACATCCTTGATCGTTCGGTGCAGCAGATGTTCGCCCACGGCGTGTGCGTGATCAGTCCGGATCTGTGGTCGACCTGTTTGGAACAGCGTCCGCAAGCGGGCGTGCATTACGTCGGCATTTTAGACGACTATTCCGACCTGCCGGAAAAGGTCCAATGGGTCGCCGAACACCGCGAGCAGGCAACCGCGATCGGTGCCGCAGCCCAGCAATTTTTCGCCGACCACTGCACGCCCCAAGCCATCTGGAGCTACATCCACCGTCGCCTGCAAAAAAAGTAG
- a CDS encoding glycosyltransferase family 4 protein translates to MVKAALLTPNLTMGGAEMWVVSLAASADRRRLQWTGAVVSGWGGLDPYLCRRLSDHVPVHTHDGGWNGQPGAERLATRYFQKIHHDFGDAIRAACRGADVLVAWGGVDPKYYAPELNIPIVQTSHTTEPAVNRPGGFRPALHLAAVSEAARAHFASVGADREIAVLYNGADFARCQPRLGRKKIRQQWGLHDDDVAVGYLGRHSPEKNPQAAVEAVSCLPNNHFAIYYGGPTPRDQTTTQQLRQQASRLAPGRTVFEPSIEHVGDPLAGLDVFMLASQREAFSLGLIEAWIAGVPVVATAVGSLPELEQRFGKLTIRVPLRATPQQLAGAVREAREQQGQDNARRAQQIALEHFTSEAMSRRWADYLYGIVAPQSPRRQRKRNRFTPAKLVNK, encoded by the coding sequence ATGGTCAAAGCCGCCCTGTTAACGCCCAATCTAACCATGGGAGGCGCCGAAATGTGGGTCGTCTCCCTGGCTGCTTCCGCTGATCGTCGGCGTTTGCAGTGGACCGGTGCGGTAGTCAGCGGCTGGGGCGGACTGGATCCCTATCTATGCCGTCGGCTGTCGGACCACGTCCCAGTGCATACTCACGATGGCGGTTGGAACGGGCAGCCCGGCGCCGAACGCTTGGCCACCCGTTACTTCCAGAAGATTCATCACGACTTCGGCGATGCCATTCGGGCCGCCTGCCGTGGCGCGGACGTGCTGGTCGCTTGGGGGGGCGTGGATCCCAAATACTATGCGCCCGAGCTGAACATCCCGATTGTGCAAACCTCCCACACCACCGAACCGGCGGTGAACCGTCCCGGTGGTTTTCGCCCAGCCCTGCACTTGGCCGCCGTGTCCGAAGCGGCCCGAGCCCACTTTGCGTCGGTTGGGGCGGATCGCGAGATCGCCGTGCTCTACAACGGCGCCGATTTCGCTCGCTGTCAGCCTCGCCTAGGACGCAAAAAAATCCGGCAGCAGTGGGGGCTCCACGACGATGATGTGGCCGTGGGCTACCTCGGTCGCCATTCGCCTGAAAAAAATCCGCAAGCGGCCGTCGAGGCGGTTTCCTGCCTCCCGAACAATCACTTCGCCATCTATTACGGCGGACCGACGCCCCGCGACCAAACCACCACCCAGCAACTGCGCCAACAAGCCTCTCGATTGGCGCCCGGACGAACCGTGTTCGAACCCTCAATTGAACACGTGGGCGATCCGCTGGCGGGCTTGGACGTGTTTATGCTGGCCAGCCAGCGCGAAGCTTTCAGTCTGGGCTTAATCGAAGCCTGGATCGCCGGCGTGCCCGTGGTGGCCACCGCCGTGGGCTCGCTGCCCGAACTGGAACAACGCTTCGGCAAGCTGACCATTCGCGTACCGCTCCGGGCCACGCCCCAGCAATTGGCCGGCGCCGTCCGGGAGGCCCGTGAGCAGCAGGGACAGGACAATGCACGTCGCGCACAGCAGATTGCACTAGAGCATTTCACCAGCGAAGCAATGTCGCGTCGCTGGGCGGATTATCTGTACGGCATCGTGGCGCCTCAGTCCCCTCGTCGGCAGCGAAAACGCAATCGCTTTACGCCTGCGAAGTTGGTGAATAAATAG
- a CDS encoding fascin domain-containing protein: MRIVILCPDGEHYVGAQENGLLYAQPTSARCWEKFQLEELSDGRFALKTIECHPLPNQYVRAEAGGGGNLIADRTQPDEHEKFTLESLPEGRLAIRTVNDLYWRADQSGGGALDCGATVPDAWEAFTIQLV, encoded by the coding sequence ATGCGCATCGTGATCTTATGCCCTGATGGTGAACACTATGTTGGTGCCCAAGAAAACGGCTTGTTGTACGCGCAGCCCACGTCCGCGAGATGCTGGGAAAAATTCCAGCTCGAAGAATTGTCCGATGGCCGTTTCGCCCTCAAAACGATCGAATGCCACCCGTTGCCCAACCAATACGTGCGTGCCGAAGCTGGGGGCGGCGGTAACCTGATTGCCGATCGGACGCAGCCCGACGAGCACGAAAAGTTTACGCTGGAGTCATTGCCCGAAGGTCGGCTGGCGATTCGCACGGTCAATGATCTCTATTGGCGAGCTGACCAATCGGGCGGCGGAGCATTAGACTGTGGGGCCACCGTTCCCGATGCCTGGGAGGCGTTTACGATTCAACTCGTGTAG
- the ispH gene encoding 4-hydroxy-3-methylbut-2-enyl diphosphate reductase, whose protein sequence is MKIILAAPRGFCAGVNMAVESLDLALQRFGPPVYVYHEIVHNQHVVQTFRDKGAVFVDQLEDIPAGSNVLFSAHGVSPAIRQLARQHDLRTIDATCPLVTKVHLEAIKYAKAGYTIVLIGHEGHDEVIGTMGEAPEAIVLVENEAEVDALEIADETKLAYLTQTTLSVDDAGRIIRRLRQRFPDIESPPKDDICYATQNRQEAVAAFSQQADAVVVLGSQNSSNSQRLRELGADEGRPAYLVDGPQDLKLEMFHKDMTVLVTAGASAPESVVSQTIEWLETHFDAIVDNQSIREENVVFPLPRPLRDLAKQSG, encoded by the coding sequence ATGAAAATTATTCTCGCTGCTCCCCGCGGATTCTGTGCCGGTGTGAACATGGCCGTGGAAAGCCTGGACTTGGCGCTGCAGCGGTTCGGGCCACCGGTGTACGTGTACCACGAAATCGTGCACAACCAACACGTCGTCCAAACCTTTCGCGACAAGGGGGCGGTGTTTGTCGACCAGTTGGAAGATATTCCGGCCGGTTCCAACGTGCTGTTCTCGGCCCATGGCGTGTCCCCAGCAATCCGGCAATTGGCCAGGCAGCACGACCTGCGGACCATCGATGCGACCTGCCCGCTGGTCACCAAAGTGCACCTAGAAGCGATCAAGTATGCCAAAGCAGGCTACACCATCGTGCTGATCGGCCACGAAGGGCACGACGAAGTGATCGGGACAATGGGCGAAGCCCCCGAGGCGATCGTGTTGGTGGAAAACGAAGCCGAAGTCGACGCGTTGGAGATCGCCGACGAGACCAAATTGGCCTACCTGACCCAAACCACGCTCAGCGTCGACGATGCCGGACGCATCATCCGTCGTTTGCGGCAGCGTTTCCCGGATATCGAAAGTCCGCCCAAAGACGACATCTGCTACGCCACGCAGAACCGTCAGGAAGCCGTCGCGGCGTTTTCGCAGCAAGCCGACGCAGTGGTCGTGCTGGGCAGCCAAAACAGCAGCAACAGCCAACGGCTGCGCGAACTGGGCGCGGACGAGGGGCGGCCCGCGTACCTCGTGGATGGGCCGCAGGATTTGAAGTTGGAGATGTTCCATAAGGACATGACGGTGTTGGTCACCGCTGGCGCTAGCGCTCCCGAATCGGTGGTCTCCCAAACCATCGAGTGGCTAGAAACCCACTTCGATGCCATCGTCGATAACCAGTCCATCCGCGAAGAGAACGTGGTCTTTCCCTTGCCGCGACCACTGCGCGACCTGGCCAAACAGTCCGGTTGA
- the hpnC gene encoding squalene synthase HpnC, producing MLQQAETACRRLAKSHYENFLVGTLFIPRAIRQDFFNLYAYCRTADDLADESPSPEAALTALRQWRSGFLQCIDAELPLAELPHPIFVALRHTIQRHRLPPQPFLDLLEAFEQDQTVTQYATFDQLLEYCRRSANPVGRLVLRLGGCDDPALDALSDRICTGLQLANFCQDVRRDRVLGRVYLPAEDRQRFGVAESDLDAPRAGEPLKQLLRFEVERTADYLRGGLPLADRVPRWLARDIRLFAHGGLETLRAIRRGDYDVLQRRPRVTRWRQVLLLGRAAVGRLS from the coding sequence TTGCTTCAGCAGGCGGAAACCGCATGCCGCCGGCTGGCCAAGTCGCACTATGAAAACTTTCTGGTGGGCACGTTGTTTATCCCCCGAGCGATTCGCCAAGATTTTTTCAATCTTTACGCTTATTGCCGCACGGCGGACGATTTGGCCGACGAATCGCCCTCCCCCGAGGCAGCCCTGACCGCGCTGCGGCAGTGGCGGAGCGGTTTTCTGCAGTGCATCGATGCCGAGCTGCCGCTGGCCGAGTTGCCGCACCCTATCTTTGTGGCCCTGCGTCACACGATTCAACGCCATCGTTTACCGCCGCAGCCCTTCCTGGACCTGCTGGAAGCTTTTGAGCAGGACCAGACGGTGACGCAGTACGCGACATTTGACCAGTTGCTGGAATATTGCCGCCGCAGCGCCAATCCGGTCGGCCGCTTAGTCCTGCGGCTGGGAGGCTGCGACGATCCCGCCTTGGACGCGCTGTCGGATCGAATCTGCACGGGCCTGCAATTGGCTAATTTCTGCCAGGATGTGCGTCGAGATCGGGTGCTGGGCCGGGTCTACCTACCAGCTGAAGACCGCCAACGGTTTGGCGTCGCGGAATCGGATCTGGATGCCCCGCGAGCCGGCGAGCCCTTGAAACAGCTGCTGCGTTTCGAAGTCGAGCGGACGGCCGACTATTTGCGTGGCGGCCTGCCATTGGCCGATCGCGTGCCCCGCTGGCTGGCTCGTGACATTCGCTTGTTTGCGCACGGCGGCCTGGAAACGCTGCGGGCGATCCGCCGCGGTGATTACGACGTGCTGCAGCGTCGGCCTCGGGTCACGCGTTGGCGTCAAGTGCTCCTGCTAGGCCGCGCGGCGGTGGGGAGGCTGTCATGA
- a CDS encoding phytoene/squalene synthase family protein: protein MSDAVSLPDSYRYAARLSRSASSNFYRSFWLLPRRKRASMAVLYAFARVTDDLGDCDAPMRVRHEWLQWWRQATALAMLSDDHNAPLPLPDEPESAEAFTGFRPRLHWQARQLLPALADTIRQFSIPSGHVLEIIDGVLADQQKTRFDTYEQLEHYCYLVASAVGLCCLYIWEFREPLPLAAAVDCGVAFQLTNILRDIREDAGRGRIYIPRQHWLQYGLREDDFLDLRGDDRLRCLVVEESRRAAALFRSGWQIWDQVHPDGQPMFSMMWRTYRRLLQRIQDDPGAVADRRVRLSLADRTSLVTQHFIAPLFRRLPVPPIEIQQ, encoded by the coding sequence ATGAGCGATGCGGTGTCGCTGCCCGATAGTTACCGTTACGCCGCCCGATTATCGCGGAGTGCGTCGAGCAATTTTTACCGATCGTTTTGGTTGTTACCACGACGCAAGCGAGCGTCCATGGCGGTGCTGTACGCCTTCGCTCGCGTGACCGACGACCTGGGTGACTGCGACGCGCCGATGCGTGTTCGTCATGAATGGTTGCAGTGGTGGCGTCAAGCAACCGCGTTGGCGATGCTGAGCGACGATCACAACGCTCCACTGCCCTTGCCCGACGAACCGGAAAGCGCCGAAGCTTTCACCGGCTTTCGGCCCCGACTGCACTGGCAGGCCCGTCAGTTGTTACCCGCGTTGGCCGACACCATCCGTCAATTCTCGATCCCTTCCGGGCACGTGCTGGAAATCATCGACGGGGTGTTGGCCGATCAACAGAAGACGCGTTTCGATACCTATGAACAACTGGAACACTATTGCTACCTGGTGGCCTCGGCGGTGGGGCTGTGTTGCCTGTATATCTGGGAGTTCCGCGAACCGTTGCCGCTGGCTGCCGCGGTCGATTGTGGCGTGGCGTTTCAGCTGACAAACATCTTGCGTGATATTCGCGAAGACGCGGGGCGAGGCCGGATCTATATTCCCCGCCAACACTGGTTGCAGTACGGCTTGCGTGAAGACGATTTTCTGGACCTCCGGGGCGACGATCGCTTGCGTTGCCTGGTCGTAGAAGAATCACGCCGCGCGGCCGCCCTGTTTCGCAGCGGTTGGCAAATATGGGACCAAGTGCACCCCGACGGACAGCCGATGTTCAGCATGATGTGGCGAACCTACCGCCGGCTACTGCAGCGGATCCAAGACGATCCCGGTGCCGTCGCCGACCGCCGCGTGCGGCTCAGTCTGGCCGATCGCACCAGCCTGGTAACCCAGCATTTCATCGCTCCCCTGTTTCGACGTTTGCCGGTGCCTCCCATCGAGATCCAGCAGTGA
- the hpnE gene encoding hydroxysqualene dehydroxylase HpnE — MKRARGDNRPRVAIVGGGLAGMAAAWALSDFPLEITLFEARKRVGGRAGSYQDPVAEQDVDFCQHVAMGCCTNFLELMRQAGLLNQFTRETELTFLAPQHPPATVAPIDWLPAPLHRATTLNQLSFLSRREKSQVRRGIWRLLRTPPASVDTTMQRWLEAAKQSPQTIERFWDVLLVSALGEHARRVAFAPARKVLVDGFLAANRAADVWIPQQPLSQLLGHRLANALRDRGVKIEAGRLVKGLQVVADEMIEVQADGVTDQFQHVVVAVPWYALGRVLSDNKLRDAVPLLDRLVDLPTSPISGLHLWFDTAITERRHCVLVDGLAQWLFRPEHFSASESTREHYHQVVISASSDLRGMEESRIVDKVLEELQGHFPRARDAQLLRHRLVTDPRSVFSVRPQVEAVRPPQSTTFPQLHLAGDYTQTGWPATMEGAVISGFLAADSVLCSGGWGSYQPQDGLPRSWLAKWLIR; from the coding sequence GTGAAGCGAGCGAGAGGAGACAACCGCCCACGGGTGGCGATCGTTGGCGGCGGACTGGCGGGCATGGCGGCGGCGTGGGCGCTGAGCGACTTCCCCCTGGAGATCACGCTGTTTGAAGCCAGGAAACGCGTCGGCGGTCGCGCAGGCTCGTACCAGGATCCGGTCGCTGAACAGGATGTCGACTTCTGCCAACATGTGGCCATGGGCTGCTGCACCAATTTTTTGGAGCTGATGCGACAAGCCGGATTGCTGAACCAATTCACTCGTGAGACCGAGCTGACCTTTCTAGCCCCGCAACATCCGCCGGCTACGGTTGCACCGATCGACTGGTTACCCGCGCCACTGCACCGCGCCACCACGTTGAACCAATTGAGTTTCTTGAGCCGCCGCGAAAAATCTCAGGTGCGTCGTGGGATCTGGCGATTGCTGCGGACGCCGCCGGCAAGCGTGGACACGACGATGCAGCGTTGGCTGGAAGCTGCCAAGCAATCGCCGCAAACGATCGAACGCTTTTGGGACGTGCTGTTGGTAAGCGCTTTGGGCGAACATGCGCGGCGAGTCGCTTTCGCGCCGGCTCGTAAAGTTTTGGTGGACGGATTTTTGGCGGCCAATCGTGCCGCCGACGTGTGGATTCCACAACAACCGCTGTCGCAACTGCTCGGTCACCGCTTGGCCAACGCGTTGCGAGATCGCGGGGTCAAGATCGAAGCAGGAAGACTCGTCAAAGGCTTGCAAGTCGTGGCGGATGAGATGATCGAGGTGCAAGCGGACGGAGTGACCGACCAGTTTCAACACGTGGTGGTGGCGGTTCCCTGGTATGCTTTGGGGCGAGTGCTGAGCGACAACAAGCTGCGTGATGCGGTCCCTCTGCTCGATCGCTTAGTGGACTTGCCGACGTCGCCGATCAGCGGGTTGCACCTGTGGTTTGATACGGCGATTACCGAACGCCGACACTGTGTGCTGGTGGATGGTTTGGCGCAATGGCTGTTCCGACCTGAACATTTTTCGGCCAGCGAATCGACGCGGGAACATTACCATCAGGTCGTGATCAGTGCGTCGAGCGATCTGCGTGGCATGGAGGAATCGCGGATCGTGGACAAGGTGCTGGAGGAATTGCAGGGGCATTTCCCGCGAGCCCGCGACGCGCAGTTATTGCGACATCGTTTGGTGACCGATCCGCGGTCGGTGTTTTCGGTGCGTCCGCAGGTCGAAGCGGTTCGTCCGCCGCAGTCGACGACCTTTCCGCAATTGCATTTGGCCGGTGATTACACGCAGACCGGTTGGCCTGCGACGATGGAAGGAGCGGTGATCAGCGGATTTTTAGCCGCCGACAGCGTGCTGTGCAGCGGAGGTTGGGGAAGTTACCAGCCGCAGGACGGTTTGCCGCGCAGCTGGCTAGCGAAGTGGCTGATCCGGTGA
- a CDS encoding serine/threonine-protein kinase, whose amino-acid sequence MADAPSNIDFLEPARQDDELGRLGPYRVLETIGTGGMGRVFLAEDTRLRRAVALKVMNDKFAATPNSRKRFLEEARAMAAVDNDNVVRIYEVGERNKTPFMAMELLKGATLNPAAFRASGPDYQRLILLARQVCHGLAAAHQRDIIHRDIKPANIWIETPNERAKILDFGLALAVEPMGQLAGRGSVVGTPGYLSPEQARNESLDDRSDLYSLGVVLFELCTGKLPFQAKSIPLMLVSIIAHRTPKVRELNADVPTPLADLIDRCLSKEARDRPASATALETELAAVGEALVSESHAALQIVTTPSPVAGKAAKTSKTTKTAVLQGPDPSVHNDWQKSPWLWAGVAGGVLLLGLVIGIGLWGGGSEDKPPRPAVVTPPTPSVKEPSITPQTLAPLQLQGLTAGETEVGRGDAATLKFNLVNQAAGRDDDPARIHARESTVAVCRLFLQSSDGVRRDGYALPLRRRPSQLPAPGKTSQLTIRFATESIPLGDYTAIVSLQTPRKAVVSEVETPIKIVPNLGKGELLGYDRLRTWAGRGADTSVGPKAAEDAGEAKQLTIAGLANQTPAQQQHAYLRFDLSRWEQPRSDLQHAVLLLTLMDKSPQAPFELRAYAAGDGLKDDWQEAGDGRLVWSAAPSATNLGKLQFLGTIRADNTGNLLKDQTDAVRLFGPELDAAVQKAGEQITIVLVRSSGPNKPLLFVSKESDPEKAPALALRAKP is encoded by the coding sequence ATGGCTGACGCACCTTCAAACATCGATTTTTTGGAACCCGCTCGTCAAGACGACGAGCTGGGGCGGTTGGGACCGTACCGTGTGCTGGAAACGATCGGCACCGGCGGCATGGGCCGCGTCTTTCTGGCCGAAGACACTCGCCTCCGCCGCGCGGTGGCCCTGAAGGTGATGAACGACAAGTTCGCCGCCACCCCCAATAGCCGCAAACGGTTTCTGGAAGAAGCTCGTGCCATGGCGGCGGTCGACAACGACAACGTCGTCCGTATCTACGAAGTGGGCGAGCGCAACAAGACTCCGTTCATGGCCATGGAGCTGCTCAAAGGGGCGACGCTCAATCCGGCCGCCTTCCGAGCTTCCGGTCCGGACTATCAAAGATTGATTTTACTGGCTCGCCAGGTTTGCCACGGCCTCGCAGCGGCTCATCAACGCGACATCATCCACCGCGACATCAAACCCGCCAATATTTGGATCGAAACGCCTAACGAGCGAGCCAAGATTCTGGACTTCGGCTTGGCGTTGGCTGTCGAACCGATGGGACAGCTGGCCGGTCGCGGCAGCGTGGTCGGAACGCCCGGATATCTGTCTCCCGAACAGGCCCGTAACGAATCACTGGATGACCGCAGCGATTTGTATTCGTTGGGCGTGGTGCTGTTCGAACTGTGTACCGGCAAGCTGCCTTTTCAAGCCAAGTCGATCCCGCTGATGTTGGTCTCGATCATCGCTCATCGGACGCCCAAGGTCCGTGAGCTGAATGCCGATGTGCCGACCCCGTTAGCGGATTTGATCGATCGCTGTTTGTCGAAAGAAGCCCGTGACCGGCCCGCGTCCGCGACCGCTCTGGAGACGGAGCTGGCCGCGGTCGGCGAAGCCCTGGTGTCGGAGAGTCACGCGGCTTTGCAGATTGTCACCACGCCGTCGCCCGTCGCCGGCAAAGCGGCCAAAACCAGCAAGACGACCAAGACGGCTGTGCTGCAGGGGCCCGATCCAAGTGTCCACAACGACTGGCAAAAATCCCCTTGGTTGTGGGCGGGCGTGGCCGGCGGGGTGTTGCTGCTGGGGCTGGTCATTGGCATCGGCCTGTGGGGCGGAGGCAGCGAGGACAAGCCGCCTCGTCCCGCGGTGGTCACTCCGCCGACGCCGAGCGTTAAAGAACCGTCGATTACCCCGCAAACTTTGGCACCGCTGCAGCTGCAGGGACTGACCGCCGGGGAAACGGAAGTTGGCAGAGGAGACGCCGCGACGCTGAAGTTTAACTTGGTCAATCAAGCGGCCGGACGCGACGATGACCCAGCGCGGATTCACGCCCGCGAATCCACGGTCGCCGTCTGCCGATTGTTCTTGCAGTCCAGCGACGGGGTCCGCCGCGATGGGTACGCCCTGCCGCTGCGCCGCCGTCCCAGCCAATTGCCGGCGCCAGGTAAAACCAGCCAGCTGACGATTCGCTTTGCCACCGAATCGATCCCGCTGGGCGACTACACGGCGATCGTCTCGCTGCAGACGCCCCGGAAAGCGGTGGTCAGTGAAGTCGAAACGCCGATCAAGATCGTTCCCAATCTGGGCAAGGGGGAATTGCTGGGATACGACCGCCTGCGAACCTGGGCCGGCAGAGGCGCCGATACCAGCGTCGGTCCCAAGGCCGCGGAAGACGCCGGCGAAGCCAAACAGTTGACGATTGCGGGGCTGGCCAACCAAACGCCCGCTCAGCAGCAACACGCCTATTTGCGATTCGATCTGAGCCGCTGGGAACAGCCTCGTTCGGATTTACAACACGCCGTGCTGTTGCTGACCCTGATGGACAAATCGCCCCAGGCACCGTTCGAACTGCGGGCCTATGCGGCGGGAGACGGTTTAAAGGACGATTGGCAGGAAGCCGGGGACGGGCGATTAGTCTGGTCGGCGGCGCCCAGTGCAACTAATCTGGGAAAACTCCAATTCCTGGGCACGATTCGCGCCGACAATACAGGAAACCTACTGAAGGACCAGACCGATGCGGTGCGATTGTTCGGGCCCGAATTGGATGCCGCCGTACAGAAGGCCGGCGAGCAGATAACGATCGTGCTGGTCCGCAGTTCGGGACCCAATAAACCGCTGCTGTTCGTCTCCAAAGAATCCGACCCTGAAAAAGCTCCGGCGCTCGCCCTGCGAGCTAAACCCTAA